A section of the bacterium genome encodes:
- a CDS encoding cyclase family protein, with product MLSKTRRLPVSRRRFVDLSIAIEDGLPSDPPEMIPKIHYMDHKAGAESMKSFFPGIGPQDLPGGMGWAAEKVELSTHSGTHLDAPYHYHPTMDRGKRSLTIDEIPLEWCFGPGVVLDLRHKADGERITVRDLQQAVSVMGRPIQEGDIVLIMTGADRAWGSAQYMLKGAGMTRESTLWILDHGVKVVGTDAWSWDRPLAFIAREFQENRDPSIIWEAHFAGIERSYLHIEKLCNLDKLPSCGFTFCCFPIKIKGASAGWIRAVAILEE from the coding sequence ATGTTGAGTAAAACACGGAGGTTACCAGTGAGCCGGCGGAGGTTCGTGGACCTTAGCATAGCCATAGAAGACGGGCTTCCCAGTGACCCCCCCGAAATGATCCCAAAGATCCATTACATGGATCACAAAGCCGGGGCAGAAAGCATGAAATCCTTTTTCCCTGGCATCGGGCCGCAAGACCTGCCTGGCGGCATGGGATGGGCTGCCGAGAAGGTGGAACTTTCAACACATTCGGGGACTCACCTGGATGCTCCCTACCACTACCATCCTACCATGGACCGTGGGAAAAGGTCTCTGACCATAGACGAGATCCCCCTGGAGTGGTGTTTTGGACCAGGGGTGGTGTTGGATTTGAGGCACAAGGCAGATGGAGAGAGGATAACGGTTCGGGATTTGCAACAGGCAGTTTCTGTGATGGGAAGGCCGATCCAGGAGGGGGACATAGTGCTGATAATGACCGGTGCGGATCGGGCCTGGGGAAGTGCCCAGTATATGCTCAAAGGGGCTGGCATGACCCGGGAGTCTACCTTGTGGATCCTGGATCACGGAGTCAAGGTGGTGGGTACAGATGCATGGAGTTGGGACAGGCCTCTTGCCTTTATTGCCAGAGAATTTCAAGAAAACAGAGACCCCTCCATCATATGGGAAGCCCACTTCGCTGGCATAGAGCGTTCATACCTTCACATTGAGAAGCTTTGCAATCTGGACAAGCTTCCATCTTGTGGGTTTACCTTCTGCTGCTTCCCCATAAAGATCAAGGGCGCCAGTGCTGGATGGATCAGGGCCGTGGCGATCCTGGAAGAGTGA
- a CDS encoding SurA N-terminal domain-containing protein: MLSYMRKHARSWFIKVLLGTVIVVFVFFYGFSLRERSSALVAEVNGVKIAQKDFQKQFERLLEVQRSRASELTRDQRRLIKEAALESLIEQVLVLDESDRWKISVSQEEVKEQIRQIPYFQEAGKFSMRLLQQYLRSRGQSEEEFMKEMAKELRIQKVEQLVRDGVWVSEEEVEMMYGLLQERVVLQYMAVPAENYLKEIHPSEEEIQSYFKDHLAQYRIPEMVKVEYMKFDPAKLLAQVEVAAKEIQELYDRNRDRWREDPQVLARQILIRTTERDDDTTRMKALQKAEEILKKLRAGEDFAKLAKEHSQDPQTAGKGGSLGWKKRNELSEAVGKALFEEMKVGELSQRPVKSGLGFHVLKLEEIKGERLKPLEEVRQEIEAELRQKKARQMASELAEEAYLGIFQGQNFKEVAQRLGAIFGITEPFSLQGPLKEPSAGEEFRKAAFLLREKEDFSEVVEDGGSFYVMQLLERTPGRDPSLDEVKEKVRSDLQRIKALEKARQEAEAILGRLQGKETTLSAEAQKRGWQLLTSPSIGRTTMPAAIPPEMAKAALSLAPHESLIPQTFKQGDRYLLGEIKERIAADAKALEEQKPLLRALLLKDKRDAMFRDWIQELKSRSQIKTFRAYEEMF; encoded by the coding sequence ATGCTTTCCTACATGAGAAAGCACGCACGCAGCTGGTTCATAAAAGTGCTTTTGGGAACAGTGATAGTTGTCTTTGTCTTCTTTTACGGCTTCAGCCTCAGAGAGCGGTCTTCGGCACTGGTGGCTGAAGTAAACGGGGTCAAGATAGCGCAGAAGGATTTCCAGAAGCAGTTCGAGAGACTCCTGGAAGTTCAAAGATCCAGAGCCTCGGAGCTCACCAGGGATCAGCGCAGACTCATCAAAGAGGCTGCCCTGGAATCACTCATAGAGCAGGTGCTGGTACTGGATGAGTCCGACAGGTGGAAGATAAGCGTCAGCCAGGAAGAGGTGAAGGAGCAGATTAGGCAGATCCCCTATTTCCAGGAGGCAGGGAAGTTCTCCATGCGTCTGCTTCAGCAGTATCTGCGAAGCAGGGGGCAGAGCGAAGAAGAGTTTATGAAGGAGATGGCCAAAGAGCTTCGCATCCAAAAGGTGGAACAGCTGGTGCGGGACGGAGTCTGGGTTTCTGAAGAAGAGGTTGAGATGATGTACGGCCTGTTGCAGGAGCGGGTGGTGCTCCAATACATGGCTGTGCCGGCGGAAAACTATCTGAAGGAGATCCATCCCTCTGAGGAGGAGATCCAGAGCTATTTCAAGGATCACCTGGCCCAGTATCGGATTCCTGAGATGGTGAAGGTTGAGTACATGAAGTTCGATCCTGCAAAACTGTTGGCGCAGGTTGAAGTGGCTGCCAAGGAGATCCAGGAGCTCTACGACCGCAATCGGGATCGTTGGAGGGAGGATCCCCAGGTGCTGGCAAGGCAAATACTCATCCGGACAACCGAAAGGGATGACGACACCACGCGCATGAAAGCCCTGCAAAAGGCCGAGGAAATCCTCAAGAAGCTAAGAGCCGGGGAGGATTTTGCCAAGCTGGCCAAGGAACACTCCCAGGACCCGCAGACAGCCGGCAAAGGAGGCTCCCTGGGATGGAAAAAGAGAAACGAACTCTCCGAAGCCGTTGGAAAAGCCCTGTTTGAGGAAATGAAGGTGGGGGAACTCAGCCAAAGACCTGTCAAGAGCGGCCTTGGTTTCCACGTGCTCAAGTTAGAGGAAATAAAAGGTGAGAGGCTGAAGCCTCTGGAAGAGGTACGCCAGGAAATAGAAGCTGAGCTAAGGCAAAAAAAGGCCCGACAGATGGCTTCGGAGCTGGCCGAGGAGGCCTATCTGGGCATCTTCCAGGGACAAAATTTTAAGGAAGTGGCCCAAAGGCTGGGAGCCATCTTTGGCATCACAGAGCCTTTTTCACTGCAAGGTCCCCTAAAAGAGCCATCTGCAGGGGAGGAATTCCGTAAGGCCGCCTTCCTGCTCAGGGAAAAGGAGGATTTCAGCGAGGTTGTTGAGGACGGCGGTTCCTTCTATGTGATGCAACTGCTGGAACGTACTCCAGGCCGGGATCCCTCCCTGGATGAGGTCAAGGAAAAAGTCCGATCAGACTTGCAGCGCATAAAGGCACTGGAGAAGGCCCGCCAGGAAGCCGAGGCAATCTTGGGAAGGCTGCAAGGAAAAGAGACCACCCTCTCGGCCGAGGCCCAAAAGAGAGGTTGGCAGCTTTTGACTTCTCCATCCATAGGCCGCACCACAATGCCTGCAGCCATACCGCCTGAGATGGCTAAGGCCGCCTTGTCCCTGGCTCCCCACGAGAGCCTCATCCCCCAAACATTCAAACAAGGAGACCGCTATCTTCTGGGAGAGATAAAGGAGCGCATTGCAGCCGATGCCAAAGCTTTGGAAGAGCAAAAGCCCCTTCTGCGAGCCCTTCTCTTGAAGGACAAGCGGGATGCCATGTTTCGAGATTGGATTCAGGAGCTAAAGTCCCGCTCTCAGATAAAGACCTTCAGGGCTTATGAGGAAATGTTTTGA
- a CDS encoding FMN-binding glutamate synthase family protein, giving the protein MTFSKPNRSAATITTTRVDPAPISGICVTCLDGCEGPCEIGRSALKGREMIYPQPFGKITAGAEKDYPVDFSHFNIQGTCVGAVGVKADPDVAIFPAVDCSCQAGRDNSLKLDFPVVSGALGSTDIARINWEDVAAGAAISGILVVVGENVCGMDPQAEFKNGRLVHSPEMERRVKAFRRWYQGKGGLIVQANVEDTMLGVPEFVIQKLGVEIFELKWGQGAKDIGGEVKLPTLERALQLKERGYIVLPDPRTETAKKAFQSGGISEFERHSRLGMVEEESFYKEVERLRALGAKYVTLKTGAYRPADLARALKFSSNAKIDLLTIDGAGGGTGMSPWRMMNEWGIPTVYLECLTYQICQRLQEKGAYIPPIAIGGGLSLEDHIFKALALAAPYAKGVCLGRAILTAAMVGKTHGRLLAERCERMGQQLEDGYLQLFAVGAQLKERFGSEFKDLPPGAIGLYSYIDRLRQGLQQLMAGARKFSLQHIQRSDLVALTREAAEISGITYVMDSDQEEIDRILG; this is encoded by the coding sequence ATGACTTTCAGTAAACCCAATCGAAGTGCAGCCACCATAACAACCACGCGCGTGGATCCGGCTCCTATTTCAGGGATCTGCGTGACATGTCTGGACGGGTGTGAAGGACCGTGTGAGATCGGCCGCTCGGCTCTCAAGGGCCGAGAGATGATCTACCCTCAGCCCTTTGGAAAGATAACGGCAGGGGCTGAGAAAGACTATCCAGTTGATTTTTCCCACTTCAATATTCAGGGCACATGCGTGGGGGCGGTTGGGGTCAAGGCCGATCCCGACGTGGCCATCTTCCCAGCCGTGGATTGCTCATGCCAGGCAGGCCGTGACAATAGCCTGAAACTGGATTTCCCGGTTGTCTCCGGAGCACTGGGCTCCACAGACATAGCCAGGATCAATTGGGAGGATGTGGCTGCAGGGGCTGCCATCTCCGGCATTCTGGTGGTGGTCGGGGAAAACGTCTGCGGCATGGATCCCCAGGCAGAGTTCAAAAACGGCAGACTGGTGCATTCCCCTGAAATGGAAAGGCGGGTCAAGGCCTTCAGGCGTTGGTACCAGGGCAAGGGTGGGCTGATTGTTCAGGCCAATGTTGAGGACACCATGCTGGGGGTGCCGGAATTCGTCATCCAGAAGCTGGGGGTGGAGATTTTCGAGCTCAAGTGGGGCCAAGGCGCCAAGGACATAGGCGGGGAGGTGAAGTTGCCCACCCTGGAGAGGGCTCTTCAGTTAAAAGAGAGGGGCTATATTGTGCTGCCGGATCCCCGAACAGAGACAGCTAAAAAGGCCTTCCAGTCAGGAGGCATCAGCGAATTCGAACGCCACTCCCGCCTTGGCATGGTGGAAGAAGAGAGTTTCTACAAAGAAGTGGAGAGGCTGCGGGCTCTGGGGGCCAAGTATGTGACCTTGAAGACAGGGGCATATAGACCAGCGGATCTGGCCAGAGCCCTGAAGTTTTCCTCAAATGCCAAGATAGATCTTCTGACCATCGACGGGGCAGGCGGAGGCACGGGCATGAGCCCCTGGCGCATGATGAACGAATGGGGCATTCCCACGGTCTATCTGGAGTGCCTGACCTACCAAATCTGCCAGAGGCTCCAGGAAAAGGGAGCTTACATTCCTCCCATCGCCATAGGAGGTGGACTGTCCCTTGAGGATCACATATTCAAGGCTCTGGCCTTGGCTGCCCCGTACGCCAAGGGCGTTTGCCTGGGGAGGGCTATTCTCACCGCAGCCATGGTGGGCAAGACCCATGGAAGACTCCTGGCAGAGCGTTGTGAGAGGATGGGTCAGCAACTGGAGGATGGATATTTGCAGTTATTTGCAGTGGGAGCTCAGCTAAAGGAGCGCTTTGGCTCGGAGTTCAAGGATCTTCCCCCTGGGGCCATAGGTCTCTATTCCTACATAGACAGGCTCCGCCAGGGACTCCAGCAGCTCATGGCAGGAGCACGTAAGTTCTCCTTGCAGCACATCCAGCGCAGCGACCTGGTGGCCCTAACCAGAGAGGCTGCCGAGATCTCAGGCATCACTTATGTGATGGATTCGGATCAGGAAGAGATAGACCGGATTCTGGGCTGA
- a CDS encoding GAF and ANTAR domain-containing protein, translated as MPERASLERQIEVLSEISQAITSDLYLDDILKLIVTLTASVMDSKIVSLWLLDEKEGCFKLRATQTINKEYLKERSLGWGEGIVGLVAQSRQAMQIPNVLEEPLYKEKEMARNLGLTSMLSVPMCVKDRVVGVLNCYGSSQRVFTETEVKLLITVANQAAVAIENTELMVKSRVIQEELESRKLVERAKEILITRKGMSPDEAYRRIQKQSMDSRRSMREIAEAIILADQI; from the coding sequence ATGCCGGAGCGGGCTTCTCTTGAGAGGCAAATCGAGGTTCTTTCGGAGATAAGCCAGGCCATCACCTCTGATCTGTACCTGGACGATATACTCAAGCTGATTGTGACCCTCACCGCCAGTGTCATGGACTCCAAGATAGTTTCCCTGTGGCTCCTGGATGAGAAAGAAGGCTGCTTCAAGCTCAGGGCGACCCAAACCATCAACAAGGAATACCTGAAGGAGAGAAGCCTGGGATGGGGGGAAGGGATAGTAGGGCTGGTGGCCCAGAGTCGTCAAGCCATGCAGATCCCCAATGTGCTGGAAGAGCCCCTCTATAAAGAGAAAGAGATGGCCCGAAACCTTGGCCTGACCTCCATGTTGAGTGTGCCCATGTGTGTGAAAGACCGGGTGGTGGGTGTTCTGAACTGTTACGGTTCTTCCCAGAGGGTGTTCACGGAAACCGAGGTAAAGCTGCTTATAACCGTGGCCAACCAGGCCGCCGTGGCCATAGAAAACACAGAGTTGATGGTAAAAAGCAGGGTGATTCAGGAGGAGTTGGAAAGCCGTAAGTTGGTGGAAAGGGCCAAGGAAATCCTCATAACCCGAAAGGGAATGAGCCCGGATGAGGCGTACAGGCGCATCCAGAAGCAAAGCATGGATTCCAGGCGATCCATGAGGGAAATAGCAGAGGCCATCATACTGGCGGATCAGATTTGA
- a CDS encoding helix-turn-helix domain-containing protein, with protein MKGRRISSGVPALDRLLGGLRVGDNVVWHMDSGVFMEVFSGGFLRSSRKQGHKVVLVTVNTSPRTVWGRLRTVVDSPDVTLVDGFTWGKGEGASLFTDCYSSLYPGYKCKVLPVQRPQRVEEFLEVLNCVEEQMPPGTRYLVDSLTGMVHLWGGEEPVLGFFAKECPRLYELETVAYWILERGAHSLSFRAQVNHITQVALELGIKESQPTLTVLKAQGRENSSTLRPRPLWLQGKRVQLLEEEDSGDPELMIGPRLRSFRLEKGLSQVELARLIGVSPSTISQVEGQQILLSLPALIKAARALGVSLDQLVSSAPKGSDSPVVNRNHYEKVCLSGPGSEELTAYRITPTEGDAVLEAYEIWIRPKARLQGHFFQEKREELGYLLDGELVVEVGGRLLHMEKGECIRLLRETPQAWENPGESQAKLIWVIGG; from the coding sequence ATGAAAGGCAGGCGAATCAGCTCCGGGGTGCCCGCCCTGGACAGGCTCCTGGGAGGTCTCCGTGTAGGAGACAATGTGGTATGGCATATGGACTCGGGAGTGTTCATGGAAGTCTTCTCCGGAGGCTTCCTCAGGAGCTCCAGAAAACAGGGGCACAAGGTGGTCCTTGTCACCGTAAACACATCACCCAGGACGGTTTGGGGGAGATTGAGGACCGTAGTGGATTCCCCGGATGTGACCTTGGTGGATGGCTTCACTTGGGGCAAAGGGGAAGGCGCAAGCCTTTTTACCGATTGTTACAGCAGTCTTTACCCTGGTTACAAATGCAAGGTGCTACCGGTTCAAAGACCCCAGCGCGTGGAGGAGTTTCTGGAAGTTTTGAATTGCGTGGAAGAGCAGATGCCACCTGGTACCCGTTACCTGGTGGACAGCCTGACGGGCATGGTGCATCTTTGGGGTGGTGAGGAGCCTGTATTGGGTTTTTTCGCTAAGGAGTGCCCAAGACTTTACGAACTAGAGACCGTGGCGTACTGGATTCTGGAAAGAGGTGCGCACAGCCTTTCTTTCAGGGCACAGGTAAACCATATAACTCAGGTAGCCCTGGAGCTGGGCATAAAAGAAAGCCAACCCACCCTGACGGTTCTCAAAGCTCAGGGCAGGGAGAATTCCTCTACCTTGAGACCCAGACCCCTTTGGCTTCAAGGCAAGAGGGTACAGCTATTGGAGGAAGAGGACTCTGGAGATCCAGAGCTGATGATAGGACCCAGGCTGAGGAGTTTCAGACTGGAAAAAGGATTGTCCCAGGTGGAGCTGGCCAGGTTGATAGGGGTCTCCCCCAGCACCATCTCTCAGGTGGAAGGTCAGCAGATCCTGCTATCTCTGCCTGCCCTGATCAAGGCTGCCAGGGCTTTGGGGGTAAGTCTGGACCAGCTGGTTTCATCTGCCCCTAAGGGCTCAGATTCTCCTGTGGTGAATCGAAACCATTACGAGAAGGTTTGTTTGAGCGGCCCAGGATCAGAAGAGCTGACAGCTTACCGTATCACACCTACGGAAGGGGATGCGGTTCTGGAAGCCTATGAGATTTGGATCAGACCCAAGGCCAGGCTCCAAGGCCACTTCTTCCAGGAAAAGAGAGAGGAGCTGGGATACCTTCTGGATGGAGAGCTGGTAGTGGAGGTGGGGGGAAGGCTTCTGCACATGGAAAAGGGAGAGTGTATAAGACTTCTTAGAGAAACCCCCCAGGCCTGGGAAAACCCAGGGGAAAGTCAGGCTAAACTCATATGGGTCATAGGGGGATGA
- a CDS encoding GAF domain-containing protein encodes MNKGFSRGRFQGSGKTSSKREDPSLLKEQLEKLRLLYDTAALINASMEPRQVISLVLKEAVRIMGATSGSLRMLEKESQSLRLEVAIGKGRDARKALQLKLGQGITGWVALHGKPLLVQDVSADPRYLPIRKGVRSEMAVPLCIEGEVIGVLNLDSNRRGAFSEVDLELLTALANQSARVIHNASLHQQLRKKALELESLFSVGQTLVSSLDLDEVLERITRKVVQLLDEVKLCSLMLLDQGRGELLIRAVHGASERYTRKPPLKVTDSLLGKVARERTPMIVGDVRRHPEFKYSGLARREGLVSLLSVPMIFQDQVIGVLNAYTGRPHNFCPEEVDLLSALAGQSAIAIQNARLYESVVASEERIRQSERLLLLGEMAAEVAHEIRNPLTVIRMLIHSLNEEFPEGDQRKHDIRVIEQKIGQMTRLVDQILQTTRQKEPEFVPLDLKSVLEETLDLVRHRLGRQKVRVIRRWGRGVPMIHADRAQLEQMILNLVLNAFQAMPEGGQLSLKTGFRRRGCFGPTVWMAVEDTGCGIPKQNLQDIFKPFFSLRPGGVGLGLSVVQRIVNQHKAKISVKGAPGGGTCFLIEFPASGQQHVQNSDSG; translated from the coding sequence ATGAACAAAGGGTTTTCGAGGGGGAGGTTTCAGGGCTCTGGTAAGACCTCATCCAAGAGGGAGGATCCGAGTCTGCTCAAAGAGCAATTGGAGAAGTTGAGGCTGCTTTATGACACTGCGGCCTTGATCAACGCCAGCATGGAGCCCCGCCAGGTCATAAGCCTTGTACTCAAGGAGGCGGTTCGAATCATGGGGGCCACAAGTGGTTCCCTCAGAATGCTCGAGAAAGAGAGCCAGTCCCTGAGATTGGAGGTGGCCATAGGAAAGGGCAGGGATGCAAGAAAGGCTCTTCAGTTGAAGTTGGGCCAGGGCATCACGGGCTGGGTGGCCCTCCATGGCAAGCCTCTTCTGGTTCAGGACGTATCAGCTGATCCCAGGTACCTCCCCATCAGAAAGGGAGTCAGGAGCGAGATGGCCGTTCCCCTTTGCATAGAGGGGGAGGTGATAGGGGTGCTAAATCTGGATTCCAACCGAAGAGGAGCCTTTTCCGAGGTGGATTTGGAGCTGCTCACGGCCCTGGCCAACCAGTCTGCCAGGGTTATCCACAATGCCAGCCTCCACCAGCAGCTAAGGAAGAAGGCTTTGGAGCTGGAATCTCTTTTCTCCGTGGGCCAGACCCTGGTCTCCTCCCTTGACCTGGACGAGGTCTTGGAGCGCATCACCAGGAAGGTGGTGCAGCTCCTAGATGAGGTGAAGCTGTGTTCACTCATGCTATTGGACCAAGGCAGGGGGGAACTGCTCATAAGAGCGGTTCACGGAGCCAGCGAGCGCTATACCCGCAAACCTCCCCTCAAGGTGACCGACAGCCTATTGGGTAAGGTGGCCAGAGAGAGAACCCCCATGATCGTTGGGGATGTGAGGCGCCATCCGGAATTCAAGTATTCTGGCTTGGCCCGCCGCGAAGGTTTGGTCTCCCTGCTTTCTGTGCCCATGATCTTCCAGGATCAGGTCATAGGGGTTCTCAATGCCTATACGGGAAGGCCCCACAATTTCTGTCCTGAGGAGGTGGATCTGCTTTCGGCTCTGGCCGGACAGTCGGCCATCGCCATACAGAATGCCAGGCTTTACGAGAGCGTGGTGGCCTCTGAGGAAAGGATCAGGCAAAGCGAAAGGCTCCTTCTTCTTGGAGAGATGGCTGCCGAGGTGGCCCACGAGATCCGCAACCCCCTCACGGTCATCCGAATGTTGATCCACTCCCTCAACGAGGAGTTTCCCGAAGGAGATCAGCGCAAGCACGACATCCGGGTCATAGAGCAAAAGATTGGCCAGATGACCCGCCTTGTGGATCAAATCCTTCAGACCACCCGCCAGAAGGAGCCGGAGTTTGTACCCTTGGATCTCAAGAGTGTGCTGGAGGAGACCCTGGACCTGGTGAGACATCGTTTGGGCAGACAGAAGGTCCGGGTGATCCGACGCTGGGGACGAGGGGTTCCCATGATACACGCTGACAGGGCACAGCTGGAGCAGATGATCCTGAATCTGGTCTTGAATGCCTTCCAGGCCATGCCCGAAGGGGGGCAACTGAGCCTCAAGACCGGTTTCCGCCGCAGAGGATGCTTCGGCCCCACGGTCTGGATGGCTGTGGAAGACACAGGCTGCGGGATACCCAAGCAAAATCTGCAGGACATCTTCAAGCCTTTTTTCTCCCTGAGGCCTGGCGGGGTGGGGCTTGGTCTCTCGGTGGTGCAGAGAATAGTGAACCAACACAAAGCAAAGATCTCGGTCAAGGGGGCTCCAGGAGGCGGCACATGCTTTCTCATAGAGTTCCCTGCCTCGGGGCAGCAACATGTCCAGAATTCTGATAGTGGATGA
- a CDS encoding sigma-54 dependent transcriptional regulator, which yields MSRILIVDDEPDVHYSFRRLLANQELEILSASSGEEALELLEKRKVDLVLMDVRMGGLSGLETLQRVKERHPKIPVIMMTAYGTTETAIESMKYGAYDYVQKPFDIPKLKGIIASGLSLSRTVQEMVRFPLSGRVPEKGEAIVGRSEPMQELYKLIGQVAASDITVLLTGERGTGKELVARALFQHSRRARKPYLPLNCAAIPMELLESELFGHERGAFTGAQHRKIGKLEQCHGGTLFLDEVGDMPLATQAKLLRVLQDRTFERLGGNERIQVDVRFIVATNRDLEGLIREGRFRADLYDRLNVVRIHLPPLRERKEDIPLLVDYFLHRFRKELGRNARGISRSALKRLLDYDWPGNVRELQNVLQRAVVLARGETLDEQDIQIHAPEPARIQEKDLGELRQHLKAIFRICRCSAGSIDLLAQMEREMILEALEETSGNQSEAARILGINRNTLRNKMRLYGLYKQ from the coding sequence ATGTCCAGAATTCTGATAGTGGATGACGAGCCGGACGTCCACTATTCCTTCCGCAGGCTCCTGGCTAACCAAGAGCTGGAAATCCTTTCGGCTTCTAGCGGTGAAGAGGCTTTGGAGCTGCTGGAGAAAAGGAAGGTGGATCTGGTGCTCATGGACGTCCGTATGGGCGGGCTCAGTGGGCTGGAAACCCTTCAAAGAGTGAAGGAAAGACACCCCAAGATCCCGGTCATCATGATGACAGCCTACGGCACCACAGAGACAGCCATAGAGTCCATGAAGTATGGAGCCTATGACTATGTGCAAAAGCCCTTTGACATACCCAAGCTCAAGGGGATCATCGCAAGCGGTCTTTCCTTGTCAAGAACCGTTCAGGAAATGGTCAGGTTCCCCCTTTCAGGCCGAGTGCCTGAGAAGGGGGAGGCCATAGTGGGACGTTCAGAGCCGATGCAGGAGCTCTACAAGCTAATAGGTCAGGTGGCCGCCTCGGACATTACGGTGCTACTGACAGGAGAAAGGGGCACGGGCAAGGAACTAGTGGCCAGAGCCCTGTTCCAACACAGCCGTAGAGCCAGGAAGCCTTATCTGCCTTTGAACTGCGCGGCCATACCAATGGAGCTGCTGGAAAGTGAACTCTTCGGTCATGAGCGGGGGGCTTTCACTGGAGCGCAGCATCGCAAGATCGGAAAGCTGGAACAATGCCACGGAGGCACCCTATTCCTGGATGAGGTGGGAGATATGCCTCTGGCCACCCAGGCAAAGCTGCTCAGGGTGCTTCAGGACAGGACCTTCGAAAGATTGGGCGGAAACGAACGGATACAGGTGGATGTGAGGTTCATAGTGGCCACCAACAGGGATCTGGAAGGCCTGATCCGGGAGGGCCGCTTCAGGGCGGATCTTTATGACCGACTCAACGTGGTGCGCATTCACCTGCCACCACTTAGGGAAAGAAAAGAGGATATTCCCCTCCTGGTGGATTATTTCCTTCATCGCTTCAGAAAAGAGCTGGGAAGGAACGCCAGGGGCATAAGCCGAAGTGCACTGAAAAGGCTTCTAGATTACGACTGGCCAGGCAACGTAAGAGAGCTCCAAAACGTTCTGCAAAGAGCAGTGGTCCTGGCCCGCGGCGAAACCCTGGATGAACAGGACATACAAATCCATGCCCCAGAGCCGGCCCGGATTCAAGAGAAAGACCTAGGGGAACTGCGCCAGCACCTTAAGGCCATTTTCCGCATATGCCGTTGCTCTGCAGGCAGCATAGACCTCCTCGCTCAAATGGAACGGGAAATGATCCTGGAGGCCCTGGAGGAAACCAGTGGGAACCAAAGCGAGGCCGCAAGGATTCTGGGCATCAACCGTAACACTCTTCGCAACAAGATGCGGCTTTATGGGCTGTACAAACAGTGA
- a CDS encoding hydrogenase iron-sulfur subunit: MESDQQVHTVVFFCQQLDPQQDLHSRDLEREWGSGIRLFPMHCSGRVEALHLLMAVEQGADRVLLLTCAEGRCRYREGNLRARRRLEYARSLLEEIGIEPGRLELRMASSQSPRHIARILEPILREPWSHGPSPLSMGTD; encoded by the coding sequence ATGGAGTCAGACCAGCAAGTTCACACCGTGGTTTTTTTCTGCCAGCAGTTGGATCCACAGCAGGACCTTCACAGCAGAGATCTGGAGCGTGAGTGGGGCTCGGGCATTCGCCTTTTCCCCATGCACTGTAGCGGCCGGGTGGAGGCTCTCCACCTTCTGATGGCAGTGGAGCAGGGGGCGGACAGGGTTCTTCTGTTGACCTGTGCCGAGGGAAGATGTCGGTACAGGGAGGGAAATCTGAGGGCCCGAAGGCGGCTCGAGTACGCCAGAAGCCTTTTGGAAGAGATAGGGATAGAACCAGGCAGGCTGGAGCTTAGGATGGCCTCTTCCCAGAGCCCCAGGCACATAGCAAGGATCCTGGAGCCTATTTTGCGAGAGCCATGGAGCCATGGTCCTTCTCCCCTGTCCATGGGTACTGATTAG
- a CDS encoding methylenetetrahydrofolate reductase C-terminal domain-containing protein, which produces MITGTRKPMEEIRAMIAPFGRVLVAGCGTCVAECASGGEKEVALLASQLRMDAKLRKISLEVGEITLDRQCVYEFIDQLTPFLENYDAVLSLACGAGVQAVAEVFPQWVILPGLDTGFLGETREAGLWLENCRGCGECRLHLFAGVCPITRCAKRLFNGPCGGSRAGQCEVSPEVQCAWHLILERLERQGRMDCLEEIYPPCDWSRHQGRGPRKIQREDQRA; this is translated from the coding sequence GTGATTACCGGAACCAGAAAACCAATGGAAGAGATCCGGGCCATGATAGCTCCTTTTGGCCGGGTGCTGGTGGCAGGCTGTGGCACATGTGTGGCCGAGTGCGCCTCTGGGGGTGAGAAAGAGGTGGCTCTTTTGGCCTCACAGCTTCGCATGGATGCAAAGCTGAGGAAGATCTCCCTGGAGGTTGGAGAAATAACTCTGGACAGGCAATGTGTTTACGAATTCATAGATCAGCTCACCCCATTTCTTGAGAATTACGATGCGGTGCTCTCCCTGGCCTGTGGGGCAGGAGTTCAAGCCGTGGCTGAGGTTTTCCCCCAATGGGTTATTCTCCCAGGCTTGGACACAGGCTTTTTGGGGGAGACAAGAGAAGCCGGACTTTGGTTAGAGAACTGCAGAGGATGTGGTGAGTGCAGATTGCACTTGTTTGCAGGGGTGTGCCCCATAACCAGGTGCGCCAAGAGGCTTTTTAACGGGCCCTGCGGTGGATCGCGGGCCGGGCAATGCGAGGTCTCCCCTGAGGTACAGTGTGCCTGGCATCTGATATTGGAACGCTTGGAAAGGCAGGGGCGCATGGATTGCTTGGAGGAGATTTATCCCCCTTGCGACTGGTCGCGCCACCAGGGGAGGGGTCCGAGAAAGATCCAAAGGGAGGATCAAAGAGCTTGA